A DNA window from Luteolibacter luteus contains the following coding sequences:
- a CDS encoding 2'-5' RNA ligase family protein, with the protein MDEQLSLLDSAKPELKHSIYFALRAGAGLGGEIIRYRDDIGARHRIKGTLVPEERLHLTLLDVGTFAGLPPRLADVLRAGEAASELIAPFEFLLTHVQAHPNGVLMLTPDGQVPLLKTLREELQRQMVRQGLKGTGSFSPHVTLAYLKQRLAKEAIGPLTWPVTEITLIHSIENQPEVIELGRWPLSGK; encoded by the coding sequence ATGGACGAGCAACTTTCGCTTCTGGATTCCGCCAAACCTGAGCTCAAGCACAGCATCTATTTCGCGCTGCGCGCCGGAGCCGGTCTCGGTGGCGAGATCATTCGCTACCGGGATGATATCGGCGCTCGCCATCGGATCAAGGGGACGCTTGTCCCGGAGGAGCGATTGCACCTGACGCTGCTCGACGTCGGCACCTTCGCTGGCTTGCCTCCGCGGCTAGCGGACGTTCTCCGCGCCGGAGAAGCGGCATCGGAGTTGATCGCGCCCTTTGAATTCCTGCTGACCCACGTTCAGGCGCATCCTAACGGGGTTCTCATGCTCACCCCGGACGGCCAGGTTCCTCTTCTCAAAACCCTCCGTGAGGAACTGCAACGCCAGATGGTCAGGCAAGGACTCAAGGGCACCGGGAGCTTCAGTCCGCACGTGACCTTGGCCTACCTCAAGCAGCGGCTGGCAAAGGAAGCGATCGGCCCGCTGACCTGGCCGGTCACTGAGATTACACTGATCCACAGCATCGAGAACCAGCCCGAGGTCATCGAACTCGGACGCTGGCCCTTGAGCGGGAAATAG
- a CDS encoding glycoside hydrolase family 76 protein, translating into MHTHPSRKNYVHFQPLGLAMGLSIACAVPANAFWPADADTAFNSYNNAFYVSNGGNAYYKLDTGSGTGPGWWTLAEQMEMAEDAHDRNPTQGNKNIVSALCNGFVAQYGTLWTSNSFNDDIAWAVIAFARAYQITGNTSYRDRAKANFDAMYSRAYDTALGGGLWWTTGKGSKNACINCPASIGSYLLYQITGDSGYLTKSQSLYNWTRNTLFNASTGQVYDNISSGGVITNWVFTYNQGTFIGAANFLGNVSDATLAANCTKNTLCTNGILPDSTENSDGGGFNGIFIRWMAKFMKDRGLQSTYQPWLQLNANAAWNVRRTSDNLGWNNWRSNTPTGTRYSWGCASMPLILQVIPADGEGIMLCQDIDYQGAPSQLIAPGNYSTSQLQGLNVADNSVTSLRVPSGWKVTLYADDNQTGSSWSYTADTNWIGAANDVVSSCKIENTAVIFYQDVNYGASRGASLAKGNYTLSQLQAAGVPNDWASSLRIPAGWTVIMYENDNFTGTSWTFSSSTGWVGTTPNDKMTSCKIQ; encoded by the coding sequence ATGCACACACATCCATCACGGAAGAACTACGTACATTTCCAGCCTCTGGGCTTGGCTATGGGCCTATCGATTGCCTGTGCCGTTCCCGCCAATGCCTTCTGGCCGGCAGACGCGGATACCGCATTCAACTCCTACAACAATGCCTTCTACGTGAGCAATGGAGGCAACGCCTACTACAAGCTGGATACCGGTTCGGGCACCGGTCCCGGCTGGTGGACGCTCGCGGAGCAGATGGAAATGGCGGAGGATGCCCACGACCGGAACCCCACGCAGGGAAACAAGAATATCGTCTCCGCATTGTGCAATGGCTTTGTGGCGCAATATGGGACGCTGTGGACTTCCAATAGCTTCAACGACGACATCGCATGGGCGGTGATCGCCTTTGCACGGGCTTATCAAATCACCGGAAACACTTCCTATCGGGATCGCGCCAAGGCGAACTTCGATGCGATGTATAGCCGTGCCTATGATACCGCCTTGGGCGGTGGACTGTGGTGGACCACGGGAAAGGGTTCGAAGAATGCGTGCATCAATTGTCCCGCATCCATTGGCTCCTACCTGCTCTATCAGATCACCGGGGACTCCGGCTACCTGACGAAATCCCAGAGCCTCTACAACTGGACCCGGAACACGCTCTTCAATGCCTCCACGGGGCAGGTCTATGACAATATCAGCTCCGGTGGTGTCATCACCAACTGGGTCTTTACCTACAACCAGGGAACCTTCATCGGGGCCGCGAACTTCTTGGGCAACGTCAGCGATGCCACCTTGGCGGCGAACTGCACCAAGAACACCCTTTGCACCAACGGCATCCTGCCCGACTCCACGGAGAACAGCGATGGCGGTGGCTTCAATGGCATCTTCATCCGCTGGATGGCGAAGTTCATGAAGGACCGCGGCCTCCAGAGCACCTACCAGCCCTGGCTGCAGCTCAATGCGAACGCGGCATGGAACGTGCGGCGCACATCTGACAATCTGGGCTGGAACAACTGGCGCAGCAATACCCCCACGGGAACCCGATATTCATGGGGCTGCGCGAGCATGCCGCTTATCCTGCAAGTGATCCCTGCGGATGGCGAAGGGATCATGCTCTGCCAGGATATCGACTACCAAGGAGCGCCGAGCCAGTTGATCGCACCGGGGAACTACAGCACATCGCAGCTCCAAGGCCTGAATGTCGCCGACAACTCGGTGACCTCCTTGCGGGTTCCCAGCGGCTGGAAGGTGACGCTCTATGCTGACGACAACCAGACCGGAAGCAGCTGGAGCTACACCGCCGATACCAACTGGATCGGCGCGGCCAATGACGTCGTGAGCTCCTGCAAGATCGAGAATACCGCGGTGATCTTCTATCAGGACGTGAACTACGGAGCATCCCGCGGGGCATCCTTGGCGAAAGGAAACTATACCCTTTCACAGCTCCAGGCGGCCGGCGTTCCGAACGATTGGGCCTCGTCATTGAGAATCCCCGCAGGCTGGACGGTGATCATGTATGAGAACGACAACTTCACCGGCACCTCGTGGACCTTCAGTTCCAGCACCGGCTGGGTGGGCACCACTCCCAATGACAAGATGACCTCATGCAAGATCCAGTAA
- a CDS encoding 3-keto-disaccharide hydrolase: protein MKIPFLAFSSVLLASAVHAGTGVGAKPIEGAEVVFDGSREMLDSKWTYWQGPRFASSLPIKWKIVEDPADKSATVVMTDDPAAKGGNYGSADIVTKKAYKDFRLHIEFYIAKEGGNSGVYLQNRYEIQILDGDKTKHGLGAVINETESPYHAYNGVGKWNAYDILFRAARFKDGKLVEKPLVTMFFNGKKVHVNQTINQVWGGPNSGVDGGNDDGKGITDTPQGLKLQAEGHDVRFRNIWIKEMDIEKADTDFKETE, encoded by the coding sequence ATGAAAATCCCGTTCCTCGCCTTTTCGTCCGTCCTCCTTGCCTCCGCCGTGCATGCCGGAACCGGCGTCGGTGCCAAGCCGATCGAAGGCGCCGAGGTGGTCTTCGATGGCTCCCGCGAGATGCTCGATTCCAAGTGGACCTACTGGCAGGGACCGCGCTTTGCCTCCTCGCTCCCGATCAAGTGGAAGATCGTCGAGGATCCTGCGGACAAGAGTGCCACCGTGGTGATGACCGATGACCCGGCCGCCAAAGGTGGAAACTATGGCTCTGCCGACATTGTCACGAAGAAGGCCTACAAGGATTTCCGCCTGCACATCGAGTTCTACATCGCCAAGGAAGGCGGGAACAGCGGGGTCTATCTGCAAAACCGCTACGAGATCCAGATCCTCGATGGCGACAAGACCAAGCACGGGCTCGGTGCCGTGATCAATGAAACCGAGTCGCCCTACCACGCTTACAATGGCGTCGGAAAGTGGAACGCTTATGACATTCTCTTCCGCGCCGCGCGATTCAAGGATGGCAAGCTCGTGGAGAAGCCGCTGGTGACCATGTTCTTCAACGGCAAGAAGGTCCACGTGAACCAAACGATCAACCAGGTCTGGGGCGGTCCGAATTCCGGTGTCGATGGTGGCAATGACGACGGCAAGGGCATTACCGACACGCCGCAGGGCCTTAAGCTCCAGGCCGAAGGCCACGATGTGCGCTTCCGCAATATCTGGATCAAGGAGATGGACATCGAAAAAGCCGACACGGATTTCAAGGAGACGGAGTGA
- a CDS encoding helix-turn-helix domain-containing protein has protein sequence MRREAIPAVGLGDYRGSELRAEGFVAVPYQESRAWNPTLLAPHYHDFFQVSLILGEALLMHDFREQRVHGNTLFFLSPGQVHAAISGGETDGTILSFTREFFDAGAAGSPSLLLDLPFFYAPDFAPWMEVPDRALEDVRRVFREIQNEFDQARPGASEIVRALLRILLVKASRWRAEGDASLPSSRSSALARDFQLLVERHFREWQALEPYARELGVTNNHLNDVIRETTGTPAGEHIRKRRLLDAKRLLLYSGLSVSEIGFRLGFKDPSYFARFFRRYQEQTPAEFREEIREKYQKDPA, from the coding sequence ATGAGACGCGAAGCGATTCCTGCCGTCGGCCTCGGTGACTACCGGGGCTCGGAGCTTCGCGCGGAAGGCTTCGTGGCGGTGCCCTATCAGGAATCGCGGGCGTGGAATCCCACCTTACTCGCCCCCCACTATCATGACTTCTTCCAAGTCTCCCTGATCCTCGGGGAAGCGCTCCTGATGCACGATTTCCGCGAGCAGCGGGTGCATGGAAACACGCTCTTCTTCCTAAGCCCCGGGCAAGTCCACGCGGCCATCTCCGGAGGGGAAACGGATGGGACCATCCTCTCCTTCACCCGTGAATTTTTCGATGCCGGCGCGGCGGGGTCCCCGAGCTTGCTGCTGGATCTCCCTTTTTTCTACGCACCGGACTTCGCGCCGTGGATGGAAGTGCCGGATCGCGCCCTCGAGGATGTCCGCAGGGTCTTCCGCGAGATTCAAAACGAGTTTGATCAAGCCCGGCCCGGTGCATCGGAGATCGTGCGGGCACTGCTGCGCATCTTGCTGGTAAAAGCCAGCCGCTGGCGCGCGGAGGGCGATGCCTCGCTTCCCTCAAGCCGGTCGAGTGCACTAGCCCGTGATTTCCAGCTGCTGGTAGAGCGTCACTTCCGGGAATGGCAGGCGCTGGAGCCCTACGCCAGAGAGCTGGGAGTGACGAACAATCACCTGAATGATGTGATCCGCGAGACCACCGGTACACCGGCAGGAGAGCATATCCGCAAACGCCGCTTGCTGGATGCGAAGCGGCTGCTCCTTTATTCCGGGCTCAGCGTCTCCGAGATCGGCTTCCGGCTCGGATTCAAGGATCCCTCCTACTTTGCGCGCTTCTTCCGCCGTTACCAAGAGCAGACGCCTGCGGAGTTCCGGGAGGAAATCCGAGAAAAATACCAGAAAGACCCGGCCTAG
- a CDS encoding MFS transporter: protein MQETIATDPETVPARSATDTVFALLFSISIAHMLNDTIQALLPSIYPILKSSYQLSFTQLGMITFTFQLTASLLQPVVGLITDKRPMPFSLPIGMTFTLIGLICLANSTSFATILMSAAAIGTGSAVFHPEASRIAYMAAGKRRGLAQSLFQVGGNAGSAIGPLLAALIIVPHGQRSILAFSAVALLGVVILTLVGRWQGRNFHRMRPKAARSNSGATFSKRTVTIALAVLVALTFSKYVYLASLTSYYTFYLIDRFHVSVQESQYYLFVLLAAVAVGTIVGGPVGDRIGRKRVIWASILGVAPFSLLLPHVGLGMTAFLTVIIGLVLASAFSAILVYAQELLPGKVGMIAGLFFGLAFGIAGIGSAVLGNVADHHGINFVFQICAYLPLIGILTIFLPDIETEKD, encoded by the coding sequence ATGCAAGAAACCATTGCCACGGATCCCGAGACCGTGCCGGCAAGGTCGGCCACGGATACTGTCTTCGCGCTGCTGTTCTCCATCAGCATCGCGCACATGCTCAATGACACGATCCAGGCGCTGCTACCTTCCATTTATCCGATCTTGAAGAGCTCGTATCAACTGAGCTTCACGCAGCTCGGGATGATCACCTTCACCTTCCAGCTCACCGCGTCCCTCTTGCAGCCGGTGGTGGGCCTGATCACGGACAAGAGGCCGATGCCCTTCTCCCTGCCGATCGGGATGACCTTCACGCTGATCGGCCTGATCTGCCTGGCGAACTCGACGAGCTTCGCCACGATCCTGATGTCCGCCGCGGCGATCGGCACCGGCTCCGCGGTCTTTCACCCGGAAGCTTCACGGATTGCCTACATGGCAGCTGGCAAGCGGCGCGGTCTGGCGCAGTCGCTGTTCCAAGTGGGCGGCAATGCGGGAAGCGCGATCGGGCCTTTGCTGGCGGCTTTGATCATCGTGCCGCATGGACAACGTTCGATCCTCGCATTCTCTGCGGTGGCGCTGCTGGGTGTGGTGATCCTCACTCTGGTGGGCCGCTGGCAAGGCAGGAACTTCCACCGGATGCGTCCGAAGGCGGCGCGCTCGAACTCGGGCGCAACGTTCTCAAAGCGGACCGTGACGATCGCGCTGGCGGTGCTGGTGGCTTTGACCTTCTCGAAGTATGTCTATCTGGCCTCGCTCACCAGCTACTACACCTTCTACCTGATCGATCGCTTCCACGTGTCCGTGCAGGAGTCGCAGTACTACCTCTTTGTCCTGCTGGCCGCGGTGGCGGTGGGCACCATCGTGGGTGGTCCGGTAGGCGACCGCATCGGGAGGAAGCGGGTCATCTGGGCATCGATTCTGGGAGTGGCCCCGTTCTCGCTGCTGCTCCCGCACGTCGGCTTGGGAATGACGGCCTTCCTGACGGTGATCATCGGGCTCGTTCTGGCTTCCGCGTTCTCGGCGATCCTCGTGTATGCACAGGAACTGCTGCCGGGGAAGGTGGGGATGATCGCGGGCCTGTTCTTCGGCCTGGCTTTCGGGATCGCGGGAATTGGCTCCGCGGTGTTGGGCAATGTGGCCGACCACCACGGGATCAACTTCGTGTTCCAGATCTGTGCCTACCTGCCACTGATCGGGATCCTGACAATCTTCCTGCCGGACATCGAGACGGAGAAGGATTGA
- a CDS encoding family 16 glycoside hydrolase: MRSRFLHGFASIALTAPVHAEGEWKSLFNGKDLSGWTVTVDKLPVGQDPDRIVQVRDGAIHMYADSDPDAKVPFGVITHEKTFSRFHLALEYRWLEKKFAPRKDAIRDAGLLYHTSGIEKIWPPSVEYQIQEGDSGDIIFIQESGFSWAHPFPDQAPQGQGDASLLPENGGFLRKAKNQTYFGRFPEYDHPGWNRAEVIVHADESAEHILNGHVRSRVEHMQHLTGGALKEGKICLQFEGAELQYRKIEIKELDEPLRPEKTLLSLSAVKDKPARSAMLTVKNPLDRSLPSSLSITGKDAGAFSASSSVAELAPGATMEIEVHFRPIHGAGRYSAGLRIGTPESGAFVILQGIGLAAFEGKNEPSLQSIVHALGIPLDVGGSKLELDTKADKLGDGVAIPYFKKAGEGKVKITPVARFSPPGITPIGIVAKGSTDLIEVAKLADSSAIADAHQRLMPPLDGGKSFVEFDPAPEAFAIYMKAHQYTSFTDPKLPTEAKIPHTARVFPVTNFQGREMKNAWLVGFEEAANGDYQDAAFLIENVTPE, from the coding sequence ATGAGATCCCGCTTCCTCCACGGCTTTGCCTCGATCGCGCTCACTGCCCCCGTTCACGCGGAAGGCGAATGGAAAAGCCTTTTCAATGGCAAGGATCTCAGCGGCTGGACCGTCACCGTCGACAAACTGCCGGTGGGACAGGACCCCGACCGGATCGTGCAGGTGCGGGATGGGGCCATCCACATGTATGCGGATAGTGATCCGGATGCGAAGGTCCCCTTTGGCGTGATCACCCACGAGAAGACCTTCTCGCGCTTTCACCTCGCGCTGGAGTACCGCTGGCTTGAGAAGAAATTCGCGCCGCGAAAGGACGCCATCCGGGATGCCGGCCTGCTCTACCACACATCCGGCATCGAGAAGATCTGGCCGCCCTCCGTGGAGTATCAGATCCAAGAAGGCGATAGTGGGGACATCATCTTCATCCAGGAGAGCGGCTTCAGTTGGGCCCATCCTTTTCCCGATCAGGCCCCGCAGGGACAGGGCGATGCTTCCTTGCTCCCGGAGAACGGGGGCTTCTTGCGGAAAGCGAAGAACCAGACCTACTTCGGCCGCTTTCCCGAATACGACCATCCCGGCTGGAACCGCGCGGAGGTGATCGTGCATGCGGATGAATCCGCCGAGCACATCCTGAACGGCCATGTCCGCTCGCGCGTGGAGCACATGCAGCACCTGACCGGCGGCGCGCTGAAGGAAGGAAAGATCTGCCTGCAGTTCGAAGGTGCCGAGCTCCAGTACCGCAAGATCGAGATCAAGGAACTCGATGAACCGCTGCGTCCTGAGAAGACCCTGCTCAGCCTGAGCGCCGTGAAAGACAAGCCTGCACGGAGCGCCATGCTGACCGTGAAGAATCCGCTCGATCGCTCGCTTCCCTCAAGCCTCTCCATCACTGGCAAGGATGCCGGAGCCTTCAGTGCCTCTTCCTCCGTCGCAGAACTCGCCCCGGGAGCGACGATGGAGATCGAAGTGCATTTCCGCCCCATTCACGGTGCAGGCCGCTACAGCGCGGGCTTGCGCATCGGCACGCCCGAGAGCGGTGCCTTCGTGATCCTGCAAGGGATCGGCCTCGCTGCCTTCGAAGGGAAGAACGAGCCGTCATTGCAGTCCATTGTCCACGCGCTTGGCATCCCGCTGGATGTCGGTGGTAGCAAGCTCGAGCTCGATACCAAGGCAGACAAGCTGGGCGATGGTGTTGCCATTCCCTACTTCAAGAAAGCAGGGGAGGGGAAAGTGAAGATCACCCCCGTGGCCCGCTTCTCGCCGCCCGGCATCACGCCCATCGGGATCGTGGCCAAGGGCAGCACCGATCTCATCGAGGTTGCCAAGCTCGCCGACTCCTCCGCCATCGCCGATGCCCACCAGCGCCTTATGCCGCCCCTTGATGGCGGTAAGAGCTTCGTGGAATTCGACCCCGCACCGGAAGCCTTCGCCATCTACATGAAGGCTCACCAATACACCTCCTTCACCGATCCCAAGCTGCCGACCGAAGCCAAGATCCCGCACACCGCCCGAGTCTTCCCCGTCACCAACTTCCAAGGCCGTGAAATGAAGAACGCCTGGCTCGTCGGCTTCGAAGAAGCCGCCAACGGCGACTATCAGGATGCCGCGTTCTTGATCGAGAACGTCACGCCCGAATAA
- a CDS encoding cytochrome c biogenesis protein, whose translation MKAIIGRWIVFIIGLSAVTVIALFAIKDSLATGDTRTVSNYKPWEEATLEKAALLPIQEGGRVKPLGTYAGFTMLGLHGARKMEIVGEGGKKVVIEPLAWMLDCLFRPELANDLPTFRVDNAEVLDAVGIKSKGRRDRYSYNDLKPGLEKLKQMGSAYEEISKRDPKLLKPVEQQTLTMAYTVRNYEFLTSYMDFARNGLLPGSATAEGKLLPVSEVMQAAPKIRAELQNAANGQQVSSEVQTISVLIEQAANSARYGLNLFPPSNADDDKWLSAGDRIFHVFTGMTREPEQAVKDIKALEDVVQSLKTGEGAFRDKFSALEDGVVARAEARNEYKSVPLEASYFKKNWFLYALAWFLIAVIFSAVMFFAGQSKAGKFSYRATIVCMIFGFVYLVIPIVKRSIIMDRPPVGNLYDTIIFIDMALVGFALLVEWMTRKRFVLGITPIVAAFLIVLARRFEVGEGKDHLDPLVAVLRSNYWLTTHVITITLGYASGLITALLSIVYILLRSLGLDAGDASLRRSVTRAVYGCVCLTLTLSLIGTVLGGIWANDSWGRFWGWDPKENGALMIVLWSLAILHARLGGFIKEWGLHICGIFTAIVVAFSWWHVNFLNVGLHNYGFAADKKMWVVIFYGVMLGFMLWGAIACLVEKLGTGGGLSKKSEEPAAIGGKGVEA comes from the coding sequence ATGAAAGCCATCATCGGACGTTGGATCGTTTTCATCATTGGCCTTTCGGCCGTCACCGTGATCGCCCTTTTCGCGATCAAGGATAGCCTGGCGACGGGCGATACCCGCACCGTTTCGAACTACAAGCCATGGGAAGAAGCCACGCTCGAGAAGGCGGCGCTGCTTCCGATCCAGGAAGGCGGTCGCGTCAAGCCGCTGGGTACGTATGCGGGCTTCACGATGCTGGGCCTTCACGGTGCCCGGAAGATGGAAATCGTCGGTGAGGGGGGCAAGAAGGTCGTCATCGAGCCTCTGGCATGGATGCTGGATTGTCTTTTCCGTCCGGAGCTTGCGAATGATCTGCCAACCTTCCGCGTGGACAATGCCGAAGTGCTGGATGCCGTGGGCATCAAGTCGAAAGGCCGCCGTGACCGCTATAGCTACAATGACCTGAAGCCCGGCCTCGAGAAACTCAAGCAGATGGGCTCCGCGTACGAGGAAATCTCGAAGCGCGATCCCAAGCTGTTGAAACCGGTCGAGCAGCAGACGCTGACAATGGCTTACACGGTCCGGAACTATGAGTTCCTGACCAGCTACATGGACTTCGCGCGCAATGGTCTACTTCCCGGATCCGCGACCGCGGAGGGCAAGCTGCTTCCCGTGAGCGAGGTGATGCAGGCGGCCCCGAAAATCCGTGCGGAGCTGCAGAACGCGGCGAATGGCCAGCAAGTTTCCAGCGAGGTGCAGACGATCAGCGTGCTGATCGAGCAAGCCGCGAATTCGGCGCGCTACGGTTTGAACCTGTTCCCGCCGTCGAACGCCGATGATGACAAATGGCTCAGCGCGGGCGACCGAATCTTCCACGTTTTCACTGGGATGACCCGCGAGCCGGAACAGGCGGTGAAGGACATCAAGGCGCTCGAAGATGTCGTTCAGTCACTCAAGACGGGAGAAGGAGCTTTTCGGGACAAATTCTCTGCTTTGGAAGATGGCGTTGTCGCTCGTGCCGAGGCGCGCAACGAGTATAAGTCCGTTCCACTTGAGGCCTCTTACTTCAAGAAGAACTGGTTCCTCTATGCGCTCGCTTGGTTCCTGATCGCGGTAATCTTTTCGGCGGTGATGTTCTTCGCCGGTCAGTCGAAAGCGGGCAAGTTCAGCTACCGCGCCACGATCGTCTGCATGATCTTCGGCTTCGTCTATCTGGTCATCCCGATCGTGAAGCGCTCCATCATTATGGACCGCCCGCCGGTGGGGAATCTCTACGATACCATCATCTTCATCGACATGGCCTTGGTGGGCTTTGCTCTGCTGGTGGAGTGGATGACCCGGAAGCGCTTCGTGCTCGGCATCACGCCGATCGTCGCTGCCTTCCTCATCGTGCTCGCCCGCCGCTTCGAAGTGGGCGAGGGCAAGGACCACCTGGACCCGCTGGTAGCCGTGCTCCGCTCGAACTATTGGCTTACCACCCACGTGATCACCATCACGCTGGGCTACGCCAGCGGGCTGATCACCGCGCTTCTCTCGATCGTTTACATCCTGCTCCGCAGCCTCGGTCTCGATGCCGGTGACGCATCGCTGCGCCGCTCCGTGACGCGTGCGGTCTACGGCTGTGTGTGTCTCACCCTCACGCTTTCCCTGATCGGCACCGTGCTCGGCGGCATCTGGGCAAATGATTCCTGGGGACGCTTCTGGGGATGGGACCCGAAGGAAAACGGCGCGCTGATGATTGTTCTCTGGAGTCTCGCGATCCTCCACGCCCGTCTTGGCGGCTTCATCAAGGAGTGGGGCCTGCACATCTGCGGGATCTTCACCGCCATCGTGGTGGCCTTCTCTTGGTGGCACGTGAATTTCCTCAATGTCGGCCTGCACAACTACGGCTTCGCTGCCGACAAAAAGATGTGGGTGGTCATTTTCTACGGGGTCATGCTCGGCTTCATGCTCTGGGGTGCCATCGCCTGCTTGGTCGAGAAGCTCGGCACGGGTGGCGGCCTCTCCAAGAAATCGGAGGAGCCTGCTGCGATCGGTGGGAAGGGCGTGGAAGCCTGA
- a CDS encoding cytochrome c biogenesis protein ResB codes for MSSSGSKSIPLRILNFFSGLGLATVLLVILMILTWVATLEQVLYGLHATLEKYFTPKASGLFVFPDAGIISEGLTGKKLPPLPGGYWVCALLVLNLTLGGIIRMRKGWNKIGILMSHFGIIFMIVAGGVAQLKEERGVMMLSETEGSAFPKTADYAQAFTETTVEITEVKDGKLVGPVHFVKDVYYRDLEGADRRVVRLPKLPFDLEFQGYVQNAKPMAATAMAPTRNEPIVDGWYLFGREPNKETEMDTPGVHARVLGRDGKNGDGFLLAVESHAPYTVTADGRTFTVSIDKRVWPVPFQVRLEDARSEYHPNTTRPKVFESDIVRIEDGRESKVFIEMNEPMRYAGYTFFQRTMMNGPSGGAKEATISGFEVVRNPADKWPEYSIYVVGLGLCVHFLTKLWGFLFRKKSNPVPQA; via the coding sequence ATGAGTTCATCCGGCTCGAAGTCCATTCCACTCCGCATTCTCAATTTCTTTTCGGGTCTGGGACTCGCCACCGTGTTGCTGGTGATCCTGATGATCCTCACCTGGGTCGCCACCCTGGAACAGGTCTTGTACGGCCTGCATGCGACCCTTGAGAAATATTTCACCCCGAAGGCGAGCGGTCTCTTCGTCTTTCCGGATGCGGGTATCATCAGCGAAGGCCTGACCGGCAAAAAGCTGCCCCCGCTGCCGGGAGGCTACTGGGTCTGCGCCCTGCTCGTCCTCAATCTCACCTTGGGCGGCATCATTCGCATGCGGAAGGGCTGGAACAAGATCGGCATCCTCATGTCCCACTTCGGCATCATCTTCATGATCGTCGCCGGGGGGGTCGCTCAACTCAAGGAAGAGCGCGGCGTGATGATGCTCAGCGAAACGGAAGGATCTGCCTTCCCGAAAACCGCGGACTATGCCCAAGCCTTCACCGAAACCACGGTGGAGATCACCGAGGTGAAGGACGGCAAGCTGGTAGGCCCGGTCCATTTCGTAAAAGACGTCTATTACCGTGACCTCGAAGGCGCGGACCGCCGCGTGGTCCGCCTGCCGAAGCTGCCCTTCGACCTCGAGTTCCAAGGCTACGTCCAGAATGCCAAGCCGATGGCCGCAACCGCGATGGCACCCACTCGCAACGAGCCGATCGTGGATGGCTGGTACCTCTTCGGCCGCGAACCGAACAAGGAAACGGAGATGGACACTCCGGGCGTCCATGCCCGCGTGCTCGGTCGCGATGGCAAGAATGGCGATGGCTTCCTCCTCGCCGTAGAGTCTCATGCGCCCTACACCGTGACCGCGGATGGCCGCACTTTTACGGTCTCGATCGACAAGCGCGTCTGGCCGGTGCCCTTCCAAGTGCGCTTGGAGGACGCCCGCTCCGAGTATCACCCGAACACGACCCGCCCCAAGGTTTTCGAAAGCGACATCGTGCGGATCGAGGATGGCCGCGAATCGAAGGTCTTCATCGAGATGAACGAGCCGATGCGCTATGCTGGCTACACCTTCTTCCAGCGCACGATGATGAATGGCCCCTCCGGCGGCGCGAAGGAGGCAACCATCTCCGGATTTGAAGTCGTGCGGAATCCAGCCGATAAGTGGCCGGAATACAGCATCTACGTCGTCGGCCTCGGCCTTTGTGTCCACTTCCTGACGAAGCTCTGGGGCTTCCTCTTCCGCAAAAAATCCAATCCTGTCCCTCAAGCCTGA